The Ignavibacteria bacterium genome contains the following window.
CAAAAAGATTACGAACAAAACCTCTGAGCCCTAGCTCGGCAGCTTTGCGATAAATAAAATATCTGAAACCAACTCCCTGTACTAATCCAGTTACAAGTATGTGTGCTCTCATTTTTGTCTGACTGATTCGTGCAGACTTATAAGTTTCCATTGGCCTTCAAATTTACTAAGCACAGCAGAATTACGTATCGGGTAAAATCCTAAATTAAATCCATTTTTAAATTGAAGTCCTTTCGAAGAAAGAAAAATAACAACTGCTTCGCTTTTGGTTGGATTTACCCAGACAAAAGGGTTCCATGTAGTATATTCAACCTTAGCTACATCCTCGGACTGTTTCTTGAAATATTCATAGATATTTTCAAATCCAGTAATCGCACTATCTTTTTCCAGTGGGATGTAACTAATTTCTTGATCATCTCGCCAAAAGTTTTTGAAATTTTCAACTGTATTTAATGATACAAAATTTGTGAAATCTTTTAAGAATTGAACAACTTCTTGTTTCTCTTTTTCTGTATCGACTCTTGGTTTTTCTTTACAGGATATTAAAACTAAAAGCAAAAGGAAAATCAAATATCTAAACTTCATTTTTGCTCCTTTTATTTTTTATCATTTCATCTAGCAATTCAGATGTCAAAACACCAAGAATTATCAGAAATCCACCAATCACTCCAAAAATACCAATTGTCTCATTTAAAATTAAATAAGCCAGAATTGATGCAAGCAGCGGTTCCGATGTAAAGATAATAGCGGCTCGGGTTGGCAATGTATATTTCTGATATTTCGTCTGGAGGAAAGTTGTAATTATAGTTGCAAAAATTGAAGTGTAAAGAATCGCAAAAATTACCTGTGAGTTAAAAGTAAATTTTATTGTTTCAATTTGTAATGAATCAAAGATGACCATTAAAATAAAAGAACCAATAAGCGTGACTACAATTTGTAACCACACGACATCATTAAAATCAGTTTTATCAGAAATAATATCCAGATACACAATATATGCAGCAAAGAAAATTGCACAGATTAAAGTTAAAAGATCACCAATATTGAAATCCTTACCAATTGTTAAGATTAACTCAATAAAATTGTTTTCATTTGAAGAAAGAAAAAGCAATCCCGCAAAAACTAAAATTACACCCAAAATACTTCCAGGTTTGAGTGGTTTTCTTTCCACCAAAACCTGAAAAATTGGAGTAAACACTACAAATGTACCTGTAATCAAAGCCGATTTTGTTGCAGTTGTATATTTCAATCCAATTGTTTGAACCACAAATCCGACGAAAAGAAAAATTCCTAAAATGCTTCCCATTTTAATTGTAGGCATAGGAATTTTAAGAAGACGATCACGATAAATTAAAGTGAGAACAAGGGCAGCAATTAAAAATCTTATGGTCACAAAAAACAAAGGTGAAATAAATTGAAGAGTTGGTTTTATAATTACAAATGTTCCTGCCCAGATAAAAGTTATGAGGAATAGGATTAATTCAGCTTTTAATCTCATAGGAATGTTTTTTCAATATCCGAAAGTTTTTATCCAGCGAGGGTTATCTCTCCAATTTTCTCTTACTTTAACATACAATTCAAGATAAACTTCTTTACCAAGGAAATTTTCAATATCCTTTCGAGCTTTCTGTCCAATTCTTTTCAATGCCTCGCCATCTTTACCAATTATAATTTTCTTCTGTGATTCTCTTTCGACATAGATTTCAGCATTGATGTAATCTTTGCCTTTTGGTCGTTCCTTGTATTCAACCACAATAACTTCTGTTGAATAAGGAACCTCATCGCGATAAGTCTCAAAAATTTTTTCACGAATTATCTCAGCAATGAAAAATCTTTCTGGCTCCTGACTCAAAATATCAGTCGGGAAATAAGGTGGATGAACAGGTAAGTATTTTTTAATAGTGTTTGTCAACTCTTGAACATTAAATTGATGTAGCGCACTAACTGGAACAATCTCATCAAACTTAAATTTATCTTTCATTGAGTCAATAATTTGAAGAACTTCTTCTTTTGTAATTAAATCAATTTTGTTAATCACAAGAAAAATATTTTTCTTACCTGAAAACGGAAGCAAAAGAGGGATCAATTTGTTCTCAAAATTTTTTAAAACTTTTTCCGTCACATCAACAACCGCTAAAATTAAATCACACTCATCTAAAGCATTGTGAATTGCTTCGACCATTTTTTGTTGAAGCAGATACTTCGGTTCAATTAAACCTGGAGTATCAAGAAAGACAATTTGCGCTTCATTATCTGAGTAGATACCTAAAATTTTTCTTCGAGTTGTTTGAGGTTTTGGAGTTGTGATGGATAGTTTAGTATTCAGAACAGCATTCATTAAAGTTGATTTTCCAACATTCGGCTCACCGAATATTGTCACGTAACCAGCTTTGTAATTTTGATTGAGGTTATCTGTATTCATTTTCAATACACTTTATTTTAATTAGAATTTAATAAAAAGTTAATTATGATTAGTGGAATGATAAAAAAAGTCTGAAAAGAAGCTTCCAAGATTTAATTCATAATTAAAAACTGGAAAGACTTAAACTTTTCAGACTAAAATTTAAAGTTGCAGACAAGTTTTAATGATGATCGTGAGGACCATGCACATGCCCGTGAGCCAACTCTTCATCAGTTGCATCACGAACATCAACTAATTCTACTTCAAATTCCAAATTTTTGCCAGCAAGCGGATGATTAAAATCAATTGTAACTATATTTCCGTCAATTTGCTTAATTTCAAATGGCATTTGAGTTCCATCTGGAGCGCTTGTGACAAATTGCATTCCAACTTCGAGTTCAACATCAGCAGGAAAGTTTTCTTTATTAATATGATGAACAAGATCCTCTCTATATTCACCATAAGCATCTTCTGCTGATATAAAGATATTTTTCTTTCCACCAATTAACATAGTGTCAATTTCTTCCTCGAGTTTTGGAATCACCTGTTCGTGCCCTGTCAAATATGAAAAAGGCGCTGAACCCTGAGTTGAATCGAGTAGATTACCACTCTCATCTTTTAATGTATAGTGAATGGTTACAACTTTATTTGCACCAATAGGCATAAAAAATTACTCCTTTAATTAAACTTAGAACTTTTTTTCATAATACTGATAAATATTCAGAAAACAAATTTCACAAAAAATATAAAAACACAACTTTTTAGGTTCTCCAGAAAATTTTTAATCGTGTACACAGACTTACAAACAATGCAAGCAATATTGTAATTATTAATCCCTTCAAAAATCCCAGCCAGGGCGTGACTGCCATCATATTTAATAGTTTCATCAAACCAGTTAACGATAGTATTGGAATAATGAAATTATTTACACCCGCATAAGCAATCATTGGATTCTGTCCATTGTCAATCAATAACTGAACCCATTTCTGTTTTTTGAAAACATCGATTATTATAGAGAAGAAAATTATCGTGCATATTGCAAGTCCCGATGTAATGAAGTAATAACTTAAAGTTGCTTTGTCTTTTTTAATTCCTCCTTCGTAAGGTTCGAAGAATAATCCAAGCACAAGCCAGTAAATTGCCCAGTAAAATAACTCAAGATAAAGTCTTTCATTTGACGAGATGGGATTTTTCATCAAATAATAAGTCAAAAAAAGTAAAACAAAAGTTAATATTGTTGTCTCGATTAACCAGCGATTATACAAACCCACAAGTAATTCAAACACGAAGAAGAACATAAGAAAAGCGATGAAAATATATTGAACTCTTGACCAACCTTTTTCATTCTTTTCATCTCTGGTTTTCATCCACTTCAATAAAATGTCGCCGGCAATAGTGCCTGGGATCACAATGAATAAATATTGCAGATAATATAATCTATACATCCACGGAATTGGAGAGTAATTCCAGATTTGACTTACCCATCCTTCAATTTGATTTGGCATATTAGAAAGTCGAATGGCGATTAAAATACCCAGAAGACCTAACCTTACCAATAAATTGGATCGCGTTATCAACCAGATAAAAGATCCAAACACTGCCATATTTGTTAAAACCACAATAATGATATCACTTCTATATAATGAAAATCCAGAGCCATCGGGATACTTCAAATTAAATAATAAGAGCAAAGCAGAGATCCATCCAACTAACCTTAAACCAATCTTAAACCACATATTCCAATTTTCAGGAAGACGAGTATAAATTGGGAAGCACAAAAAGAAAGCCAGTAAAGCAATTAAGAAAGTTTCGGTTGTTGGCGATTTACTTATAACATATGGTCTTATTGCTTGAACATAAAGAGCAAAAAATCCGAGCAAAAATCCTCTTTCAAGAATTGACAGACTAATTTTCCATTTTGACACACCGCTTTCCAGTCTTCTTGAAAGCGCAAGCGGAAAAGCTGCACCCATTGCAAAAAGAAAAAATGGAAAAACTAAATCAACCCATGTAATACCAGGTAAAGTTGGGATCCACTTATGTTCTGGCGGCGGAACTTGTGCATGATACATCCACGCAGGTAAAGTATTGGTGTGAAAAGGAATTTGTCCAGAAAGAATCATTGTTAAAATTGCGAAGCCTCTTAATGCGTCGAGCGCAAGAGCTCGCTTGCTTGTTATATTTATTTTCGTTTCCATAAATAATCCAAATTTTTTACAAATTATCTTATTAAGCTTAATCTTTCCAGCAACTTTTTTTATAAAGCAATTTTTCTAACAAAAGCACTTGATTTGAAGAAAAATCAATAATGTTCTAAGTTGAAAGAAAAAGGAGTGCAAAATGATCTCAGATAATAAATACATCGTTCCATCTCTCATCGTTTCAATATTTTTTATTCTTGCTACGCTGATTATCAGTGAAACATGGCGAAATCACACAAGGACTAATCAAACGATTACCGTTACTGGTTCAGCAAAAAAATTAATCATTTCAGATTTAGGGATTTTGAAAATTACATTAACATCAACAGGAAACACCCAACAGGAAGCATTTAAAAATTTAAATCGACAGACTCCAATTCTTAAAGAATTTTTAACTAACAATGGAATAAGCCTCGATTCAATTGATGAAAAGAATCCATCAAGTTACCCTGTTTATGAAATTAGTTCATCAGGTTATCAAACAAATAAAATTTTATATTTTGTTTATTCTCAAAATTTTGATGTGCTTTCAAAAGATGTAGAAAAAATTAAAAAGCTTTCAATGGATTTGTCTCAACTCTTAGAGAAAGGTTTAAACTTTCAGCAAATTCAACCTGAATATCATTACACGAAACTTGGAGATTTAAAAATTGAAATTCAGGCAGAGGCAGCAAAAGATGCAATGGAACGAGCAAAGAGAATTGCAGAGTCGACGGGAAGTAGACTTGGAAATTTGAGGAGTGCAAGAATGGGAGTTCTTCAAATTACACCAAAGTTCTCGAATATGATTTCAGATTACGGGATTAATGATCTATCATCAATTGAAAAAGAAATAACTGCTGTGGTAAATGCGTCGTTTGAAATTAAGTGAGATATGTTTTTACTTAACTTTAAAGAGTGGGAGTGTTAAAGGTGGTACATTCATTCTCATAGTGATATTATTAACAAACTCTCTAAAATAAGGCCAGGTATTCAACTTTAAATTTATTTCCTTATAAATATTAAAGAAATCCTCAGAAAATTTTTCTTTTGATGTTAATCTGACTAAAAAAGTTACCTCTATCTGAATAAATCTTGATTTGGAATTTTTTTGTCGTGCATCAAGAGTATATTTTTGAAAAATCAAAACTTCTTCATCCGCTTCTTTAATCTTAAAATCTTCTTTTGAATTAATCGAAATGTTCAATTCCTTTGGTGACTTTATTTCGTGATTTAAATAACATTTTGCCTCCTTAAGTATAATTGAATTTAATTCTAAACCTTCTAATGTTTTTTTATAGTCCTCGGGAGAAATTTTTATTCTACTTTCACTCATTTTTTAACCCGCTTTCAAATAACTTTCTCTTTTGTCTTTTACTGATTTTATCTCAGAAAATAAACTAGAATAGGATTTAAACTCGAAATTCAAATCATAATTTGTTTCGGTTACTTGATGAGCATATTTGTAGAATACTTCAAAGAATTCATCAACTTTTTGTTCAAAAGTATCAATATAAAGTGCTTTTGTTAATAAATAATTTATATACTGATTCAAACTAATATCATTTTCTTTCGCTTTTTTAATCAAAGCTTTATGAAGCTCTTTTGGAATACGCACTAAAAATCTTCCACTAACATTCCCCAGATCTTCGATTTGAGCGGGCTCAGGGATTGGGATTCCTTTTCGGAATAATTCTTTAATGTATTCGTCTTTTAATTTTAAAACATTACTAATTGCTTCTTCAGCAGTAGCTCCATCCGATACAACCGCCAATTTACCAAGCGCGGGAATAGAAGCAGAATACCCGCCACCTTCGTCTTCTGGTATCTTTATAACCTCAATTGGATAATTTAAGTTTAAATAATATTCTAACTTTTTCTTCACTGTTTTAATTCCTCGATTTGTTTAATCACATCACATAATTTTTTAATGTAAAAATGTTTAATAAACTGTCCTTTCGAAACAGGAATAGTCATAAAACCTTCGGGGCCAAACACACTTGGACGTTCTTTAAAGAATGGATGATAAATTCTATAATTATGCGATCCTGATATTTCCCCGAATGTCCAACTATTAGGAAAAAAGTAATTAAGAATTGACTCAAGTTCTTCTTTTCTAACATTTTGCTTATAGGCTGGATTGCAAAGTTTTTTAAGTAATTTTTCAATTTTAGACATGAAAATTATTCTTTACGAATATACTATATATAGTATCATTTAACAAGCCTTTTATGGTTCGCTCATTTTCAAAATTGGCTTTGAATTGATGTAATTGTAAAGTGTCTCTATGGTCTCATCTTTTATATTAAGGTCAGCCTGAAGCAAATCGCGCATTGAGACTACACCTTTAAGTTTATCTCCCGATTTAACTATTATGTGCCGAATATTTGCTGTCTTCATCTTTGAAAGGCATTCTAAGTATGTTTCATCCTCATCAGAAATAATTAAATTAATTGTCATTACTTCTTCGACTTTTGTTTTATCGGGATCTTTTCCT
Protein-coding sequences here:
- a CDS encoding SnoaL-like domain-containing protein encodes the protein MKFRYLIFLLLLVLISCKEKPRVDTEKEKQEVVQFLKDFTNFVSLNTVENFKNFWRDDQEISYIPLEKDSAITGFENIYEYFKKQSEDVAKVEYTTWNPFVWVNPTKSEAVVIFLSSKGLQFKNGFNLGFYPIRNSAVLSKFEGQWKLISLHESVRQK
- a CDS encoding CBS domain-containing protein, translating into MKTLKEIISDRPILSVQKDFTIRQVSEYMAQNKIGLVPVLDGDKLVGVFSERDLLQRVVAAGKDPDKTKVEEVMTINLIISDEDETYLECLSKMKTANIRHIIVKSGDKLKGVVSMRDLLQADLNIKDETIETLYNYINSKPILKMSEP
- a CDS encoding DMT family transporter, whose amino-acid sequence is MRLKAELILFLITFIWAGTFVIIKPTLQFISPLFFVTIRFLIAALVLTLIYRDRLLKIPMPTIKMGSILGIFLFVGFVVQTIGLKYTTATKSALITGTFVVFTPIFQVLVERKPLKPGSILGVILVFAGLLFLSSNENNFIELILTIGKDFNIGDLLTLICAIFFAAYIVYLDIISDKTDFNDVVWLQIVVTLIGSFILMVIFDSLQIETIKFTFNSQVIFAILYTSIFATIITTFLQTKYQKYTLPTRAAIIFTSEPLLASILAYLILNETIGIFGVIGGFLIILGVLTSELLDEMIKNKRSKNEV
- a CDS encoding peptidylprolyl isomerase, with the translated sequence MPIGANKVVTIHYTLKDESGNLLDSTQGSAPFSYLTGHEQVIPKLEEEIDTMLIGGKKNIFISAEDAYGEYREDLVHHINKENFPADVELEVGMQFVTSAPDGTQMPFEIKQIDGNIVTIDFNHPLAGKNLEFEVELVDVRDATDEELAHGHVHGPHDHH
- a CDS encoding toxin-antitoxin system HicB family antitoxin, whose amino-acid sequence is MKKKLEYYLNLNYPIEVIKIPEDEGGGYSASIPALGKLAVVSDGATAEEAISNVLKLKDEYIKELFRKGIPIPEPAQIEDLGNVSGRFLVRIPKELHKALIKKAKENDISLNQYINYLLTKALYIDTFEQKVDEFFEVFYKYAHQVTETNYDLNFEFKSYSSLFSEIKSVKDKRESYLKAG
- a CDS encoding DUF5009 domain-containing protein, which encodes METKINITSKRALALDALRGFAILTMILSGQIPFHTNTLPAWMYHAQVPPPEHKWIPTLPGITWVDLVFPFFLFAMGAAFPLALSRRLESGVSKWKISLSILERGFLLGFFALYVQAIRPYVISKSPTTETFLIALLAFFLCFPIYTRLPENWNMWFKIGLRLVGWISALLLLFNLKYPDGSGFSLYRSDIIIVVLTNMAVFGSFIWLITRSNLLVRLGLLGILIAIRLSNMPNQIEGWVSQIWNYSPIPWMYRLYYLQYLFIVIPGTIAGDILLKWMKTRDEKNEKGWSRVQYIFIAFLMFFFVFELLVGLYNRWLIETTILTFVLLFLTYYLMKNPISSNERLYLELFYWAIYWLVLGLFFEPYEGGIKKDKATLSYYFITSGLAICTIIFFSIIIDVFKKQKWVQLLIDNGQNPMIAYAGVNNFIIPILSLTGLMKLLNMMAVTPWLGFLKGLIITILLALFVSLCTRLKIFWRT
- a CDS encoding SIMPL domain-containing protein translates to MISDNKYIVPSLIVSIFFILATLIISETWRNHTRTNQTITVTGSAKKLIISDLGILKITLTSTGNTQQEAFKNLNRQTPILKEFLTNNGISLDSIDEKNPSSYPVYEISSSGYQTNKILYFVYSQNFDVLSKDVEKIKKLSMDLSQLLEKGLNFQQIQPEYHYTKLGDLKIEIQAEAAKDAMERAKRIAESTGSRLGNLRSARMGVLQITPKFSNMISDYGINDLSSIEKEITAVVNASFEIK
- the era gene encoding GTPase Era, producing MNTDNLNQNYKAGYVTIFGEPNVGKSTLMNAVLNTKLSITTPKPQTTRRKILGIYSDNEAQIVFLDTPGLIEPKYLLQQKMVEAIHNALDECDLILAVVDVTEKVLKNFENKLIPLLLPFSGKKNIFLVINKIDLITKEEVLQIIDSMKDKFKFDEIVPVSALHQFNVQELTNTIKKYLPVHPPYFPTDILSQEPERFFIAEIIREKIFETYRDEVPYSTEVIVVEYKERPKGKDYINAEIYVERESQKKIIIGKDGEALKRIGQKARKDIENFLGKEVYLELYVKVRENWRDNPRWIKTFGY